One genomic window of Leptospira harrisiae includes the following:
- a CDS encoding PAS domain-containing sensor histidine kinase: MIQICITSRLSSLPVVVAYKKGYFEEFGVKVTLHVNTHHKAIMPLLDAGRVEAGEVPTIAYLQDSFLKKSKLKRIYKGIYLYHSPLSFYSRFQFKPEDLTRNKAYILPVPHQYSVERLYAEKFLEEYAPKNPVKVRYIDTPGFLEEKEFLKPSCLGLVSDPFSSPFLRNFQDFANTLELPILETKSFFPSTLLAFSGDAVLKTGREISGVLLAVKKAIDLLQNTNQLSAGNLWEDLQLSHFYPHLRVGETKNLLNSNPLIQKGIFSYQGDSITLFPLLKDVYFRLIRRVIQPDAVRAAFDFDEILSALEPKKVFDVRKLNSFQEPAETKLHAPSQINYRKLNAVRHLIVDVNSVVLDILQGNYNSRLNSDETLQLDNRVKVLVNSMLDSFNAKLELQREEITELENLISILEIKLDRSAVDLQYSEEKYRYLFEFSREAIALVDADTGSILEANNQFRSLTGYTRGDITKLSIEDIILGNQVSKQLRFGSDLSSDTMLSLPDAEIMLKDGNKLEVDISFTSILLSPKKRYQVQFRPNSEKKEQERLQHEFISNVSHELRSPMTNIRGYLEFFKSDTSLPFNTEHKNMLEVIDKNAKRLSFLIENLLKLTTSREKDKEDEVIEIFDPVPVIEDVIHMNSHLAKGKPIEWDLSLKKGFFLRGIKFEFSQIITNLYVNALKYTSKGKIGISIREINGKIEIIVEDTGIGIDPNYKNQIFDRFFRIPSSDNKKIGGTGLGLSIVKSLVDKMSGEIFVESTMGEGSKFTILFPKVNVTV, from the coding sequence GTGATCCAGATTTGTATAACAAGTCGTCTTAGTTCATTACCCGTTGTCGTCGCTTATAAAAAGGGATACTTCGAAGAATTTGGCGTCAAAGTCACTCTCCATGTAAATACCCACCATAAGGCCATCATGCCATTACTGGACGCTGGTCGAGTGGAAGCGGGAGAAGTACCAACCATTGCTTACTTACAAGACAGCTTTCTCAAAAAATCAAAACTCAAACGAATTTACAAAGGGATTTATCTTTATCATTCACCTTTATCATTTTATTCCCGATTCCAATTCAAACCTGAAGACCTCACAAGAAATAAAGCTTACATACTTCCCGTTCCTCACCAATATTCAGTAGAGAGACTTTATGCAGAAAAATTTTTAGAAGAATACGCTCCCAAAAATCCAGTTAAAGTAAGATACATTGATACTCCGGGGTTTTTAGAGGAAAAAGAATTTTTAAAACCTTCTTGTTTAGGTTTAGTCTCTGATCCATTTTCCAGCCCATTTCTTCGAAACTTTCAAGACTTTGCAAATACTCTGGAACTACCGATTCTCGAAACTAAATCATTTTTTCCGTCCACCTTACTTGCGTTCAGCGGCGATGCAGTTCTAAAAACCGGAAGAGAGATTTCTGGCGTTCTCCTTGCAGTCAAAAAAGCAATTGATCTTTTGCAAAACACAAACCAACTCAGTGCAGGAAACTTATGGGAAGACTTGCAACTCTCTCATTTTTATCCACATCTTAGAGTAGGGGAGACGAAAAATCTTTTAAACTCAAACCCTCTCATTCAAAAAGGAATCTTTTCTTATCAAGGAGACTCAATTACACTATTCCCACTCCTAAAAGATGTATATTTTCGACTCATACGAAGGGTAATCCAACCTGATGCGGTCAGAGCCGCGTTCGATTTTGATGAAATCCTTTCTGCGTTAGAACCAAAAAAAGTTTTTGATGTTCGAAAGTTAAATTCTTTCCAAGAGCCAGCAGAAACAAAACTGCATGCTCCTTCACAAATCAACTATAGAAAACTTAATGCTGTACGGCATCTTATTGTTGATGTTAACTCCGTTGTTTTAGATATTTTGCAAGGCAACTACAATTCAAGACTCAACTCAGATGAGACATTACAATTAGACAACCGAGTTAAAGTACTTGTTAACTCAATGTTAGATTCATTCAATGCAAAACTTGAATTACAAAGGGAAGAAATTACAGAACTTGAAAATTTAATCTCAATTTTAGAAATCAAATTAGATAGATCCGCCGTTGACTTACAATACTCAGAAGAAAAATATCGATATTTATTTGAATTTTCAAGAGAAGCCATTGCCCTCGTTGATGCTGACACAGGGAGTATTTTAGAAGCAAACAACCAATTTAGATCCCTTACTGGATACACTCGTGGCGATATCACAAAACTAAGTATTGAAGATATAATTTTAGGTAACCAAGTATCAAAGCAACTCCGATTTGGCTCTGATCTTTCCTCTGATACAATGTTATCTTTACCTGATGCAGAAATCATGTTAAAAGATGGCAACAAACTAGAAGTTGACATCAGTTTTACTTCCATACTTCTATCACCAAAAAAACGTTACCAGGTTCAATTCCGCCCCAACTCAGAAAAGAAAGAACAAGAAAGATTACAACATGAATTTATCTCCAATGTTAGCCATGAACTCAGAAGCCCCATGACAAACATTAGAGGTTACTTGGAATTTTTTAAATCGGACACATCATTACCTTTTAACACCGAACATAAAAACATGTTAGAAGTGATTGATAAAAACGCAAAAAGACTTAGCTTTTTAATCGAAAACCTACTCAAACTAACCACTTCGAGAGAAAAAGACAAAGAAGACGAAGTCATCGAAATATTTGATCCGGTCCCTGTAATTGAAGATGTCATTCATATGAATTCGCATCTTGCAAAAGGTAAACCCATCGAGTGGGACTTATCACTCAAAAAAGGTTTTTTCCTTCGAGGAATCAAATTTGAATTTTCTCAAATCATAACCAATTTGTATGTAAATGCCTTGAAATATACATCTAAAGGGAAAATTGGAATTTCAATTCGAGAAATCAATGGAAAAATCGAAATCATTGTAGAAGACACAGGTATAGGAATTGATCCAAATTATAAAAATCAAATCTTCGATCGGTTCTTTCGAATCCCATCTTCCGATAATAAAAAAATCGGGGGGACAGGACTTGGTTTATCTATTGTCAAATCACTCGTGGACAAAATGTCCGGAGAGATCTTTGTCGAAAGCACAATGGGCGAAGGAAGTAAATTTACAATTTTATTTCCTAAAGTAAACGTTACCGTTTAG